Sequence from the Ectothiorhodospira sp. BSL-9 genome:
ATAATAATATCAAGCAACAGGCTGGCTTCTCTGCAGAGGTTCTATACACCTCGAAAGAAAATGCGAGAAGGATCTTGGAGGGTGATCCCAATAGAGTGGCAAGATCAGACGATACTAGAATGGGGACTAATCATCCTGTTGTCGACCATGTGGTGGTTGATAAGAAAGGAAACATCATTGATGGCTCCGGTTCTCAAATGAAATTCGTCAACGATGAGAAGACGTTGATTAAGAGGATTGCCGAGGGTGAGGGTGGTGGGAAAACGGATCTTTCGCGATACAGAGGAAAAAAACTTTTACTACCTACCGAGCAGGTCGAAACTGCTAAGGCGTTTTGCGATGAGCAGGCTAAGCAGTACGACAAAGCACATGAAGAATTGATAAAGAAGAACGAGATTGAAAAGGCAAAGGTAGCCAAAGAAAGAGCGGACTATTATCGCCAAGCTAAAAAAGACATATTGTTACGTCCCACCCTATCCAAGGCTTTCCATCCCGGCCTCTGTGAGGTGGGATAAAGGGCCCATCCCGAGCTGAGCGCGGAAGGTAACACCTCCGCGCGCAGCCTGGGACGGATGTGACTCAGAAGGGTGGCTCATCGCCCGGCAGCCGGCAAGCCCGGCGGGGGGTGGTGACGTCGTTGTCCGGTCTTTCCTCTTCCTGGCGCAGTTGCGCGAAGTACACCGACTCCAGGTGATCCACCAGGTTGAGCAGGACGGTGTGCAGGGCGCGCACCGTGTCGGGGTCCAGGTCCGGGGGCAGGACCGGCTTTTCGATGTTCTGGGTATTCATCGCAGGGCCTCGATGGCTTCCTGGAGCAGTTCGTCGGGGAGGTGATTCAGTCCCTTGGGCACGGCCAGTTTCATGGCGGTACACAGGATCTGGCTGGCGGTGCGGGGTCGGCCACGGCTGGCCATGAGCAGCAGGTGTAGGCCGGAGTCGGACATCAGTTGCTGCTGCACGCCGGCCTGCTTCAGTCCATGCCTGACCAGGGCGGTGAACTGCTCGGGGTCGTCGATGGGGGGCAGTTGGATATGGCACTGCAGACGGCTGGCCAGGGCCTCGTAGGGGGCACGCTGCAGGGTCTGGGCGAGGCTGGGGTGTCCCACCAGCCACAGGGTCATTAGGTCCTGGGAGTCGAAGGCGAAGTTGATGAAGGCCGGCAGATCGCGGAAGAACTCGTTGGGCAGGTTCTGGGCTTCGTCGATGATCCACAGGGGCAGCAGGTGTTTTTGCTCGGCCATCTCGCGCAGTCGGGCCTTGAT
This genomic interval carries:
- a CDS encoding ATP-binding protein — translated: MVARTPRRGTAHWPPGVGKTAALRQLTQPLNPHRFEVIYLAETDFGRLDLYRSLALALGLEPPHRRAALWREIKARLREMAEQKHLLPLWIIDEAQNLPNEFFRDLPAFINFAFDSQDLMTLWLVGHPSLAQTLQRAPYEALASRLQCHIQLPPIDDPEQFTALVRHGLKQAGVQQQLMSDSGLHLLLMASRGRPRTASQILCTAMKLAVPKGLNHLPDELLQEAIEALR